Genomic DNA from Acipenser ruthenus chromosome 41, fAciRut3.2 maternal haplotype, whole genome shotgun sequence:
AGGTCCAGTTGAGATGCTGTCAGCTACACTAACTGGATGGCTGGTAATGACACACTCTTCTGTGCTCAAGCTGATGCAGAAAGCAGTTGGGGCCAGTCAGTCTGCCACGAACAGAAACGTTTCACGTGCTACAACGGTACACAGGGAGCTgcagccagcgagccagcactaaaacaccagcaccaacacacTGGTAACACCAGTTATCTAAAAACCTGATTAAACTCAATTATTCACAGAATGCAACTTTACCCTGAGAGCAGCGGCAGCATCTAATCCAATTATTTTCCCCAAACCTCCCTTTTGTCTTCATTTCCTGATGGGAGCTCCAAGCCCATCAGGATCGAGGAAGAGCTGGGTGAGATATTATTTTTTCTGGTGCTGTATTGGCCATGCTGTTTCTGACTGTATGGGATTATTATCaatattcattttgtttgtttatttatttatttatctatcggGGTTAAACGAGCACCTCATACAGAAGCCTCATtttgatttagtttatttttggTGTCGATTTGCCTGGTATCAATACGGACCTCAGACAACAGTTCAGGACCcttgtgaattatttttttattgttttattattcttaGTGGATTATTTGTTGAACATTTTAATCTGTAATATTAGCTGATTTAAACGCATGTCTTGGCAATTACTTTGGTCTATGCTATAATGTCTATATGAAATGGTTCATTGTTAACAGTTTTGTTAACAGATACTGTTTGGTGTGAACTGTTTCTTAATCAATGCATGAAACTGTGTTTATAATTGTAACATTCATGGTTTATCTCATCTCGTCTGCTATTCCAATTATGTGATTGCCGTTTGATTTAACATCCTGTCTATTACAGTTTGTGTTTTAAACAATCCTGACTTGTCCAGTATTTTTCTTGGTTCTGTCACGCAATCCTGCTGCTTTGgggatttatatatttttcagagtagtttgtttatatttccGTCACTAAATACTAGTTATCTGACGTTGCGTGAGGGTTGTGTTTGTTACAACACAGCAAGCGCTGAAAAGGGACCAGAGCACTTCTCCGTGCACGGACGTGGATTGTTGCttgttgtgtattattattattattattattatttggagaTTGCAATCTTGCTGTGTACCCCCccccccgataccattgctgATTTTTAGTCTGTTTTCTGAAGAGAAACGGATCGTTTTGCACTGGGACTGACAATCTCTTACAAGTGTAACCTTTTGAAGTGGTgtattccattccattccctgAGGAGAGGAGGTCATCAAGGACagcgatttgctgaaaataattgactggcagcatatattaaattatataccTATCAAAAGCTGAAATTGTGCTGTGCATCGCGGTGACTTCAATTGGTCGAGCTCTTTTGTTGTTTTCAAATTTCAATTTTATTTGTGTTACATGGTactggtataaataaataataaacaaaaaagaaaaattaaaaaaaaaactttaaaatcttCAGTTTTCAGCCAATGAATAAGCCTGGAAGTACTGCTCTTCAAGCACAATGGGCTCCACATTCAATTCAGATGGTGTCTAACAGAGGACTAGGAAAGAAGAGACTCCCTCCCTCAAAGAGCGAGAAAGAGCGCCCCCCTCACGCGTCGGCAGAGGAAAGGGTTCATTGTGTTCATACAGCAATTCCAATGTGTGGAAGAAGCATTGCATTCATACAGCAATTCCAACATGTGGAAGAAGTTTAAGCCTAAACTAAACTAACTTTCTCTCTGTTATGTGGCTCAATAGTGTGAGTTTCTGGAATGGTTTCATACAGAATGATACACTCAATACAAGAGTTTAATACTAATACTGAGAGAACAGTAAGCAATGCAGGAAGGTATTGAAATGCACATGTCTTACACATCCTGGTGATACAGAGCAGTGCAGTATTCTATTCTTTCTTTAACATGGTTTAGTATCCTGTTGTATATTAATCAAATCATCCAATCAGCACACACAAGGTTTAATTGTACAGTCTCATTAGAACTCACATTACACACATTTCCTCATAACACAGCTTTTTAACAAGGTCCTGGGCGGATCGTAATACATCTCACACAATACTCATAGAACTTATAAAAACACAAACTCAGTCATATTAACACACCTCGTGTCAGTTCATTAAAATGTAAGCAAACACATGATATTGTATGAAGTACTTAGTTCACTTGATAATATACTGATCTATTTCTAGATGAATCTTCAGACTGATATCAAGAGTAGAAACGGCTCATAGAGACTTGCCAGCAGTGGATAAAGAACAAAACTCCCAGCTCTGTATGTAAAAGTCTGAACAGGACAGAGAAATAAACTTGCCCTTTGTTTAATGATACACACATTGTGTTCAGTGGCTGGTATAGGTGCAGTAGATATGAATGCAATACTAGCAGTCAGCCGTGCCATAGACTCACTGGTCCCTTAAAAGAAACTAACAGAAACTAAACATGTTTAAACCACACACTAATCTGCATTAATACTGaacagaaatgtaaaatacaaaaacaggagTAAAAATCAAGTTCCAGTATCTAGACAGTAGCATTTCCTTAggagtgaaagaaaaaaaaaaggtttgtgtcAAAGCATCTTTTGcaccagtatttatttatctatactAAAAAGGTGAATAAATCTCCTGATAATTCTAGAtctccctcccccccacacacaatcaTACATTTGTTTCCATGACCACACTGCATTTTATATTATCTTGTGCTCTGTAATGATAGCTTaagcagagaagcctcttgtgacgtgtccgcgtCTCCGCCCGCTTTCTGACACAATCAGAGTGCAAGAGAGCTGAAGTgcatttttaccatttaaaatgcatgctgttcagagtgatacacaaaacagtCATTACACAGGGATTCATAATGCAAGGCTAACGGGTTTTTCCTCATAAATGAAAAGTCCCATTGAATATagtctttaacactagaagccccgtggCAGTCATTTTGCCggtttttagttttaaaacttaagtttctccagtcgtgtaacagatatggggctgcgcgttcaggtacctttctgtccatatgtattacatattctcacaaagcatgaaacacgggcgtgcagaaataaaggatatatatatatatatattacattatacctaaaagccccaggAGCAGTCACTTTGACGGctacacagaaaaaaatgtatttcgaTTATACAGAACAATATTCtgctttattattttcatttaccagtctgcaatgtgtttagctgtacctAGCAACCATCAACTCCTTGGTACttaacaaagaatgcacagagaagaatctACCAAGCAGAGAATACATTTTACAGTTAGCAGaggaacttcacaagaagcatttggaacagtgggagactgccaagcgtgtacccacagctgaagctggcaaacccgccgagagccgcaagagacgccaatgccaggttggcaagtgcaataaaaataaaacttcagacagctgttcagaaaggcggcgtggagaagcacattatctgtgttgattgtgaacagccttagactcaaggtaaaggaatacccttttgtcaaaaaaaagtcttttttttgtaatttcttgtgctgtgtgcttctgtaaaatgttttcttctaagtttatttatgtacattgttcagttgcttttgaacatctgataataaactgatttgctgttgaaaagttaaaaatgtattgctgacgtttcagttttataaataggtatgtctgttcagatgtttatttacattttcttgttttgatttgtaaaataaatgttcattatatatatataattgtggaAAGACCGCTgccactctcgggttcgttgcccctttaaaaatcgacccaggacacagacttggatttttcagcgcggttgcggtatttttaataacaagacaaacaaaacacaaacaaaacaaaacacaaaaataaacacctagctctttacgagcactaacactaacacacaggaacctaactagcACAGGACAGCTAGGCCGTTCACCTGTCACACAAAAAACAACTATACTCAAACCACACAGGTTCACACTGCACGTTATTTCCTCTTGACTGCTCGGACACAGcacacctcttctgcctccttctcctccgcagccccgagcaaactgactgcctgtcttttataccctgcacctggttctaatttccaattaccgcccaggtgcaggggataattaaacaataaaacaattaaccaaactgaattacacaataagcaaaacaattaactaaaacaaatgtgcatttgcacatgttttccacacagggaggttttaaccccctccctgctgtgttactatatatatatatatatagatgcctGCCTCGTTATGAGTATATCTCTGGGTGTTCTAGTgctatggtttctctcctgtgtgaattcgctggtgtctttgaaGGCTTTGTAtaaaactgaaactcttcccacagtcagagcagtgatacggtttctctcccgtgtgagttcgctggtgtaaaacaaggctgcctgaccgattgaaactcttcccacagtcagagcagcgatacggtttctctcctgtgtgaattcgctggtgttttttcatgtctcctgactgactgaaactcttcccacagtcagagcagcgatacggtttctctcctgtgtgaattcgctggtgttttttcatgtctcctaagtgaatgaaactcttcccacagttggagcagcgatatggtttctctcctgtgtgaatttgctggtgttttttcatgccTCCTGagtgactgaacctcttcccacagtaagGGCagagatatggtttctctcctgtgtgagttcgctggtgtgaaacaaggctgcctgaccaattgaaactcttcccacagtcagagcagcgatacggtttctctcttgtgtgaatttgctggtgttttttcatgtctcctgactgactgaaactcttcccacagtcagagcagcaatacggtttctctcctgtgtgaattcgctggtgttttttcatgtctcctaagtgaatgaaactcttcccacagttggagcagcaatacggtttctctcctgtgtgaatttgctggtgttttttcatgtctcctgagttactgaacctcttcccacagtgagagcagagatatggtttctctcccgtgtgagttcgctggtgtgaaacaaggctgtttgaccaattgaaactcttcccacagtcagagcagcgatacggtttctctattgtgtgaatttgctggtgttttttcagataTCCTGAGttattgaaactcttcccacagtcagagcagtgatacggtttctctcctgtgtgaattcgctggtgttttttcatgtctcctgagttactgaacctcttcccacagtcagagcagagatatggtttctctcccgtgtgagttcgctggtgtaaaacaaggctgtctgaccgactgaaactcatcccacagtcagagcagaaatacggtttctctcctgtgtgaatttgctggtgttttttcagataTTCCGAGTTACTGAAAGTCTTCCCACAGGCAGAGCAGCGATACCGTTTctttcctgtgtgagttcgctgatGTGCTTTAAAATTCCcaaactgggtgaaacctttcccacagtcaggatctTCTCCActgcccgccctcgctttagctgctgtactggaacctggaaaatatgaaaaggaaagaaagaaagtaagagggactgcttgtaggcttggggcatgtggctgggtggtggagtggattaaagcatgtgaatttcatCTGTGgggcttgcactgggttacaccagcttaaaaacacaaagttaaacgtaaagcagtcagtaaagactgatgcagGTGAAACGGAGcactgggatcaaaatctgccttcaaagttctcctgCAAGGTTTCAGGTCTATTTCATCTAACACACAATACTTTAAATCTTTCTCAATAACGTTAcattacacatttacaaaaatatccataTATTGTTAGACTGAACATTTATGATGATATACAGTGCCTGtggtaagtattcacccccttggacatttccacagtttgttgtgttacaacctgaaatcttgatacATTTAAATGGGatattttttccctttgatttacactcaacactttgaagaggtaagagtatttttattgtgaaacaatagttaatgaaaaataaaaaaactgaaattacaGCTCGGAgccttttggggtaagtctctaccaggtttgcacatctggatcgtgaaatattcacccattcttcttggcaaaattgttcaagctctgtcaagtttgatggggatcgttggtggacagcagtcttcaagtcttgccacagattttcaatcggattcaagtccgggctttgactgggccactctaggacattcacgttcttgtttttaagccactccagtgtcgctttggctgtgtgcttggggtcattgtcctgctgaaaggtgaatctccatcccagtcttaggtcttttgcagactgaagcagttttccctcaaggatttgcctgtatttagctccatccattttgccctctaccctgacaagcttcccagtccctgccgatgaaaagcatcccaatagcaagatgctgccaccaccatacttcacaggAGGGACGGTGTTACctggtgatgtgctgtgttgggtttgcgccagacataacgctttgcattttggccaaatagttcaaattttgtttcatcggaccacagaatcttttgccacatcttttcagagtctcccacatgcccttttgcaaattccaagcaggattttacatgggctttttccttcttgccactctaccatacaggccagatttgtggagtagctgagctattgttgacataTGGatagtttcttccatctcagccgtggaacgctgtaggtctttcagagttgtcattggcctcttgctggcttctctgaccaatgcccttcttacccggctgctcagttagGGAGGACAGCCTGCTTTAAGCAGATTCTAGGTGGTgctgtataccttccacttcttaatgatcgactatACAGTGCTCCAatggatattcaatgcctttgaaatctttttatacccctcccctgatctgtgcctttccacaactttatcccgaagttgttttgaaagctccttggtcttcatggtagtatctttgctttgaatgcactacccaacagtggggccttacagagacaggtgtatttaatctgaaatcatgtgaaccacctttattgcacacagatggacgcCATTTacacttattgtgtgaattctgtaggaaattggttgcacctgagcttatttaggagtgtcatagcaaaggggatgaatacttatctaatgaagacttttcaggtttttatttttaattgaattgttttttcaccccccccccccccccccattttttcacacattgaaagtgttgagtaggttgtgtaaatcaaaggaaaaaaaaatcccatttaaatacatcaagatttcaggttgtaacacaacaaactgtgaaaacgtccaaggggggtgagtacttactataggcactgtatacagtactttagtgtgtgtgtgtcccctgTCCCCGTCCTTCCCCCCCCCAATCCCCAATCCCCAATCCCCCAGAACAATGGCAACTGTGACGGTTTAATCTGTCTGGGGAGATTAACACTGACAATTATCAGTAAACTTCCTTTTTaaagtgtgtatttttaatatttagttaCATATTGTGTAACTGTGTATACAATGGAGTAAAATGAAGGACATGGATATTAAATTCTGATTTAATTAAAGTAATGTATGTTTACCTATAACTGGAGGTCAGAGGTCAGGGGGGTCAATAAAAGAAGAGATGTCCGTTTTAAACAGGAAGGCGTGGACCATGTGGTCATGTAGGATACTCTGCTATAACTGATACCGGATTCGTTACTTgaaagtatttttaaataacctctgcattatttattatttgcgaTACTGGTTACACATTTTGGATGTGTTTTGACACAGCATGACGTACGTTATTCTATCGGGATTTGTgacggctgtgtggtccagtggttaaagaaaagggcttgtaacctggaggtccccggttcaaatcccacctcagccactgactcattgtgcgaccctgagcaagtcacttgtgctccgtctttcgggtgagacgtagttgtaagtgactctgcagcggatgcatagttcacacaccctagtctctgtaagtcaccttggataaaggggtctgctaaataaacaaataataataatttatttacaatatatttctgCACTTCAAGTACTTTACCTGTTTTTAAAACTACCCTTGCTATTTATGTAGAATTGGACTCTGCATCTTATTTTTAAGTAAAACTCTTGAAATGGAACACTGCTTGTGACTGAATTACTACTGCTCTGCACACAACACTGCCATAGGAAGTGACTTGAACCCTGAGTTTTCAAATATAGTGATAGTCAGCGGGACAACGCTGCTCGGCTCTGCGATGGCAACATTATATCTGTACCTGAAGTTCACCAGTTGCGAGTCCAATCTTGAACTGGTCagagtggtacaggaaaaacaaatagctagtgctccctccctccctctcaaccacactgtggatatcacgcaatctagaatgacaatgtcacagctactgggagtcactcacctgctagactggaTTCTGAATGTGatcgcccgtcttcctttccacctccttgcatgctgttgggagagccttcctctccagcgccttgctctctcacgcagattctctccagcaccacgctacactcccgcaggcgtacacgctccagctcagggatgtttgggttgaagtcctcggattcttccttcactggttccatgtggtcaaactctacttcagggggctcctgtttaatacggacagtttccagcccCTTTTCTTGTTTAACAgaaaggggttcttctgtctgggagatCTTCAGTTctttgtgctcagctttaatgtcaGAGACCTCCATCAGACAGCAGTCACATTGCCTCTCAAAGcactcctgtttaatggggagggaagccagcccagaggaCTCCTCTGTACAGGGGAGGAGTTCACGTTCAGGGAagtcctctttaatctggacagactccatcttcacactgtctgTGGCAGCACACAGggttctgtttagtagctgctgggGTGAAAAaggatttctttatttaaaaacagtgctACTAGGGCAGTGGTTACCATCCTGTAGACTGTGAgttaaactccaggtggtccacaAACAATTGCCAAAATTCGATCACGCAGTTCatgcaaaaacccatttctacacaatcacacgttgtaTTACTGAGCAACACAACAGACAGCTTTAACCACGTGATATATAATTCTAAGATATGCATGGGGTCTGCAtgttcccctttatctgtttccttttattacaggtgtgtttttatatatatatataatttataattacaGCTCCATTTGATGCAACACCACACATCACCTTGTGTGAAACACACATTAACTGAATAACTTACACATGATGAAGCACacttgtcttgtcaaaattacagacttcttttcttttgcattatatttttttttacatctagcATTCACGTAAACGCACctctttctaatctgtgctcattctgctgcttgtgttcactgttaggctgtcccagccttttcaTGTCAGGAggtttttgtcaaacaaaacacttaaaccTCCAAAATGGAGACGTCATTTTTCTACAAACGATGTTCAGACTTTACTGGTAATAATTAaggcaatacaaataataataataataataataataataataatgattaaacaATATCATAGTGtaacgatcgtgtttgtaaaGACGCTATTCATACAGGTTTAGcaaatacgtataaatgagaagaaacgtGTTTAACGTAAAATATATTAATCTTTAATTGTaatttgtataaaatgattccaggtgCAAATATTCATTGAACAATGAATCCTGTTAGCAGTAGGCGCGGCTGGAGATTATTTAATGTCGTGTCTTTCCTTAGAAGGGAGAGAGGATTATTCTCTCACTCAGTGTATTTACAACCTGCTAGTCGGTGAGCCTCAGTTGTCGTTTGAATAATGTGTGTGTGGAATCcagagccaaaataaacatttctacgTGAGATCGCCACCACAGTGACTATGAGCTGCATTGTAAAGAGCTCTGTGTTCCTGTGATTGAGGGCGGGGGTAAGCTCGCGTCTATCACCCGTTACAGCCTCAGATACGTTGtcaataatattaaacataaaaacagcgTTACCTCGTTTTCTTTTATTCGTTTAGCCGGCGCTTTCAGTTTAATTGAATCGGTCTTGTTGATACCCGGCCATGCCGTGTCCATTTATCAAACAAAGGACCTGACAGACCCGCGCGTCACAAACAACTAAcctgtaattaataataataataataataataataataataataataataataataataataatgtcacttaCCTTGTTTTAGTACACGTCTGGTATGTAATATCGTTTAATTAAACTAAAGGAAAATAAACTGTGCGCGTCTCAGTGTTTATCTCGCGCTGTTTGAGACGCAGCGGCTCAGTGTTCGCAGAGGGGTTCTGTGCGCGTGCTCCTAAGCCGTGAGCAGGTGCTCTGTCGCGCGCTCCACACAGACAGCGCGTCcattcccgggggggggggggggggggggggtgtatacaAAACTACTCTTCACATGTACATAATCACACTGTTCAAAACTAACACAACAAGAAAGAGTTCACATCCTTATTTATTTAACAGCTGGAACACGTACAGCACTGTATCAATACAGCTGTGAtttccattgataaatcattacTAATACCAGGACAAACCTATTCAGGCAGTCTGTTCATTATTTGCAATATCCATGTCTTCACTCTCAGCCTCCCCCGCTT
This window encodes:
- the LOC131708978 gene encoding zinc finger protein 883-like; translated protein: MESVQIKEDFPERELLPCTEESSGLASLPIKQECFERQCDCCLMEVSDIKAEHKELKISQTEEPLSVKQEKGLETVRIKQEPPEVEFDHMEPVKEESEDFNPNIPELERVRLRECSVVLERICVREQGAGEEGSPNSMQGGGKEDGRSHSESSLAGSSTAAKARAGSGEDPDCGKGFTQFGNFKAHQRTHTGKKRYRCSACGKTFSNSEYLKKHQQIHTGEKPYFCSDCGMSFSRSDSLVLHQRTHTGEKPYLCSDCGKRFSNSGDMKKHQRIHTGEKPYHCSDCGKSFNNSGYLKKHQQIHTIEKPYRCSDCGKSFNWSNSLVSHQRTHTGEKPYLCSHCGKRFSNSGDMKKHQQIHTGEKPYCCSNCGKSFIHLGDMKKHQRIHTGEKPYCCSDCGKSFSQSGDMKKHQQIHTREKPYRCSDCGKSFNWSGSLVSHQRTHTGEKPYLCPYCGKRFSHSGGMKKHQQIHTGEKPYRCSNCGKSFIHLGDMKKHQRIHTGEKPYRCSDCGKSFSQSGDMKKHQRIHTGEKPYRCSDCGKSFNRSGSLVLHQRTHTGEKPYHCSDCGKSFSFIQSLQRHQRIHTGEKP